The Leisingera caerulea DSM 24564 genome contains a region encoding:
- a CDS encoding glutathione S-transferase family protein translates to MTIKLHCFGESGHSYKAALALELSGLAWEPVFVDFFSGAHRTDDYRGLNVMAEAPVLVDGDVRLSQSGVIQQYISDKTGKFAGRPEDKYEVLRWVLWDNHKLSSQAGMTRFLMHFIPEDKRPQEVITFMQGRLKAAFKTLNTHLQGREWIVGDGLSNADLTCCGYLFYPEPFGFDRADWPHIDAWLDRISALPGWKHPYDLMPGNPSDRA, encoded by the coding sequence ATGACAATCAAACTGCATTGCTTCGGCGAAAGCGGCCACTCCTACAAGGCGGCCTTGGCGCTGGAGCTATCGGGCCTGGCCTGGGAGCCGGTGTTTGTCGATTTCTTCAGCGGCGCGCACCGCACTGACGATTACCGCGGCCTCAACGTGATGGCGGAGGCGCCGGTGCTGGTGGACGGGGATGTTCGCCTGTCGCAGTCCGGCGTGATCCAGCAGTACATCAGCGACAAAACCGGAAAGTTCGCAGGCCGCCCCGAGGACAAATACGAGGTTCTGCGCTGGGTCCTGTGGGACAACCACAAACTGTCCAGCCAGGCGGGCATGACCCGGTTCCTGATGCACTTCATCCCCGAGGACAAGCGCCCGCAGGAGGTGATCACCTTCATGCAGGGCCGCCTGAAAGCGGCCTTCAAAACCCTGAACACCCATCTGCAGGGCCGCGAGTGGATCGTGGGCGATGGACTTTCCAACGCCGACCTGACCTGCTGCGGCTACCTGTTTTACCCGGAGCCCTTCGGCTTCGACCGGGCCGACTGGCCCCATATCGACGCCTGGCTGGACCGCATCAGCGCCCTGCCCGGCTGGAAACACCCCTATGACTTGATGCCCGGCAACCCGTCGGACCGGGCCTGA
- a CDS encoding acetyl-CoA C-acetyltransferase, protein MTDAYIYDALRTPRGKGRKDGSLHEVTSVRLSALTLNAIKERNNLEGHAVEDVIWGNVTQVMEQGGCLARSAVLASDLDERIPGLAINRFCASGMEAVNLAANQVKGGAGDAYIAGGVEMMGRVAMGSDGAAIAVDPSLAMETYFVPQGISADIIATEYGFTRDQADALAMESQRRAAKAWEEKRFEKSVITVKDQNGLPILSHDEYMRPGTDMQTLGSLNPAFQMMGEQMPGFDKVAMLKYPHLERINHIHHAGNSSGIVDGAAALLIGNKEFGEKHGLTPRARIKATAKIGTDPTIMLTGPVPVTEKILADNGMSIGDIDLFEVNEAFASVVLRFQQAFDVDPDLVNVNGGSIAMGHPLGATGAIIIGTLLDELERQDKQTGLATLCIASGMGAATIIERV, encoded by the coding sequence ATGACAGACGCATATATCTATGACGCGCTGCGCACCCCGCGCGGCAAAGGACGCAAGGACGGCTCCTTGCATGAGGTGACCTCGGTCCGCCTCTCCGCCCTGACGCTGAACGCGATCAAGGAGCGCAACAACCTGGAAGGCCACGCGGTCGAGGACGTGATCTGGGGCAACGTGACCCAGGTGATGGAACAGGGCGGCTGCCTGGCGCGCTCCGCTGTTCTCGCCTCTGATCTGGACGAGCGCATCCCTGGCCTGGCGATCAACCGCTTCTGCGCCTCCGGCATGGAAGCCGTGAACCTGGCGGCAAACCAGGTGAAGGGCGGCGCGGGCGATGCCTATATCGCAGGCGGCGTCGAGATGATGGGCCGGGTTGCCATGGGCAGCGACGGTGCGGCAATCGCCGTGGACCCGAGCCTCGCGATGGAGACCTATTTCGTGCCGCAGGGCATCTCGGCCGATATCATCGCGACCGAGTATGGCTTTACCCGCGATCAGGCGGACGCATTGGCGATGGAATCGCAGCGCCGCGCGGCCAAGGCGTGGGAAGAGAAGCGGTTCGAGAAATCGGTGATCACCGTCAAGGACCAGAACGGACTGCCGATCCTGAGCCATGACGAATACATGCGGCCCGGCACCGACATGCAGACGCTTGGCTCGCTGAACCCGGCCTTCCAGATGATGGGCGAGCAGATGCCGGGCTTTGATAAGGTCGCGATGCTGAAATACCCGCACCTGGAGCGGATCAACCACATTCACCATGCGGGCAACTCCTCGGGCATCGTGGACGGCGCTGCGGCGCTGCTGATCGGCAACAAGGAGTTTGGCGAAAAGCACGGCCTGACGCCGCGCGCCCGGATCAAGGCGACCGCCAAGATCGGCACCGATCCGACCATCATGCTGACCGGCCCGGTGCCGGTGACCGAGAAGATCCTGGCCGACAACGGCATGTCGATCGGCGACATCGACCTTTTCGAAGTCAACGAAGCCTTTGCCTCTGTCGTGCTGCGGTTCCAGCAGGCGTTTGACGTCGACCCCGACCTGGTGAACGTCAACGGCGGCTCCATCGCCATGGGCCACCCGCTGGGCGCCACCGGCGCGATCATCATCGGCACCCTGCTGGATGAGCTGGAGCGTCAGGACAAGCAAACCGGCCTCGCCACCCTGTGCATCGCCTCGGGTATGGGCGCCGCAACGATCATCGAGCGGGTCTGA
- a CDS encoding cupin domain-containing protein: MPKLDLSQLPWRTGSDYPGKLAEACKGRSVQPLGDPGGLSQFGVNIVRLEPGAASSLRHYHMEQDEFVIVTEGSCTLIDDQGAHEMQPGDCAAFPAGEANGHHLVNRSDKPAAFLVVGTRTETETGYYSDLDMMVKLAEGQFTFTRKDGSPLTADQTGENS; encoded by the coding sequence ATGCCGAAGCTGGACCTATCCCAACTGCCCTGGCGGACCGGATCGGACTACCCCGGCAAGCTGGCCGAGGCCTGCAAGGGCCGCAGCGTGCAGCCGCTGGGGGATCCCGGCGGGCTCAGCCAGTTCGGCGTCAACATCGTCCGGCTGGAGCCCGGCGCGGCCTCTTCCTTGCGCCATTACCACATGGAGCAGGACGAGTTCGTGATAGTGACCGAGGGCAGCTGCACCCTGATCGACGATCAGGGCGCGCATGAAATGCAGCCCGGCGACTGCGCCGCCTTTCCGGCGGGCGAGGCGAACGGCCACCACCTGGTGAACCGTTCGGACAAGCCGGCGGCGTTTCTGGTGGTAGGGACCCGCACCGAAACCGAGACCGGCTATTACAGCGATTTGGACATGATGGTGAAACTTGCCGAAGGGCAGTTCACCTTCACCCGTAAGGACGGCAGCCCGCTGACGGCTGACCAGACTGGAGAGAACTCATGA